The following proteins come from a genomic window of Flavobacterium eburneipallidum:
- a CDS encoding pyridoxal phosphate-dependent aminotransferase: protein MPEISIRGQRMPESPIRKLAPYADIAKKKGHKVYHLNIGQPDIKSPEIAINAIKNIDLTIIEYGPSAGYESYRRKLADFYTKQDVKVSFEDIMITTGGSEALLFALGSIMDPGDEVIIPEPFYANYSAFSEESSAKVVPVISNIESGFTLPTIEEFEKAITPKSKAILICNPNNPTGYLYSESEINQLGELVKKHDLFLIADEVYREFIYDERDQHFSVMNLKGIEQNVIMIDSVSKRYSMCGARIGCMVTKNRQVIAAAMKFAQARLCPPTIEQIACEAAIDTPQSYFDEVIVEYKERRDTLISELNKIEGVVVKTPKAAFYCIAQLPVDNTDDFAQWLLESYDSNGETVMVAPAAGFYSTPNVGLNQVRIAYVLKKEDLIRAVQILKDAIQVYNSEKNQLVLKSTVN from the coding sequence ATGCCTGAAATTTCCATCAGAGGTCAAAGAATGCCAGAATCGCCAATCCGAAAATTGGCTCCTTATGCTGATATAGCCAAAAAGAAAGGCCATAAAGTATATCATTTAAACATTGGTCAACCCGATATAAAAAGTCCAGAAATCGCCATTAATGCGATAAAAAATATTGACTTAACCATTATAGAATATGGCCCATCAGCGGGTTACGAAAGTTACCGCAGAAAGCTAGCTGATTTTTATACAAAACAAGATGTAAAAGTTAGTTTTGAAGACATAATGATTACCACTGGTGGATCAGAAGCCTTACTATTTGCACTTGGAAGCATTATGGATCCTGGAGATGAAGTCATCATTCCTGAACCTTTTTATGCTAATTATAGTGCTTTTTCAGAAGAATCAAGTGCAAAAGTTGTTCCTGTAATTTCCAATATCGAAAGCGGATTTACATTGCCAACCATCGAAGAATTCGAAAAAGCCATTACACCAAAATCAAAAGCAATTTTAATCTGTAATCCGAATAACCCAACGGGTTATTTGTATTCAGAATCAGAGATTAATCAATTGGGCGAATTGGTAAAAAAACATGATTTGTTTTTAATCGCTGACGAAGTGTATCGTGAATTTATTTATGACGAAAGAGATCAACATTTCTCTGTAATGAACTTAAAAGGAATCGAACAGAACGTAATAATGATTGATTCGGTTTCTAAAAGATACAGTATGTGTGGTGCTCGAATTGGTTGCATGGTGACTAAAAACAGACAAGTTATCGCTGCTGCAATGAAATTTGCACAAGCACGTTTATGTCCGCCAACCATTGAACAAATTGCTTGCGAGGCTGCAATTGATACTCCTCAAAGTTATTTTGACGAAGTAATTGTCGAATACAAAGAAAGAAGAGATACTTTGATTAGCGAATTGAATAAAATTGAAGGTGTTGTCGTGAAGACTCCAAAAGCCGCTTTTTATTGTATCGCTCAATTGCCTGTTGACAACACAGATGATTTTGCTCAATGGTTATTAGAAAGTTACGATTCAAATGGAGAAACTGTAATGGTAGCTCCAGCAGCAGGATTTTACTCTACGCCAAACGTTGGTTTGAATCAAGTTCGAATTGCTTACGTCTTGAAAAAAGAAGATTTAATTCGTGCCGTACAAATTCTAAAAGACGCTATCCAAGTGTACAATTCCGAAAAAAATCAGTTGGTTTTAAAAAGCACTGTTAACTAA
- the folE gene encoding GTP cyclohydrolase I FolE, whose amino-acid sequence MINNEELHDEIGDNHISSSAKNPVREDAFDISDDQKIEKIKKDVENILLTLGMDLTDDSLKGTPNRVAKMFVKEIFGGLNPAKKPKASTFDNNYKYGEMLVEKNITLYSTCEHHLLPIIGRAHVAYISKGTVIGLSKMNRIVEYYAKRPQVQERLTMQIVQELQVALGTEDVACVIDAKHLCVNSRGIKDIESSTVTSEFGGKFKEAQTRREFLDYIKLDTKF is encoded by the coding sequence ATGATAAACAACGAAGAACTTCACGACGAAATAGGAGATAATCACATTAGTTCATCTGCAAAAAATCCAGTAAGAGAAGACGCTTTTGATATTAGCGACGACCAAAAAATCGAAAAAATAAAAAAAGATGTAGAAAACATTTTGTTAACCCTTGGAATGGATTTAACAGACGATAGTCTAAAAGGAACTCCCAATCGTGTAGCCAAAATGTTTGTTAAAGAAATTTTTGGCGGTCTAAATCCTGCCAAAAAACCAAAAGCATCCACATTCGACAACAATTATAAATACGGCGAGATGTTGGTTGAAAAAAATATCACGCTCTACTCTACCTGCGAACACCATTTGTTACCTATAATTGGAAGAGCACACGTGGCTTATATTTCTAAAGGAACTGTAATTGGTTTGTCTAAAATGAACCGTATTGTAGAATATTATGCCAAAAGACCACAAGTTCAGGAGCGTTTGACAATGCAAATTGTACAGGAATTACAAGTTGCTCTTGGAACAGAAGATGTAGCTTGTGTAATTGATGCCAAACACCTTTGCGTAAACTCCAGAGGAATCAAAGACATCGAAAGTAGTACCGTAACTTCTGAATTTGGCGGAAAATTTAAAGAAGCACAAACTCGAAGAGAGTTCCTTGATTACATAAAATTAGACACGAAATTTTAA
- the cysS gene encoding cysteine--tRNA ligase, with product MPLYKSQTLKIYNSLSGEKEIFTPIHEGNVGMYVCGPTVYSNVHLGNVRTFMSFDVIFRYFLHLGYKTRYVRNITDVGHIVDDVDDGEDKIAKKARLEQLEPMEVVQQYTVDFHEILNLFNFLPPSIEPTATGHIIEQIEIVKKIIDKGLAYEVNGSVYFDVVKYNETHNYGILSGRNIEDMLANTRDLDGQSDKKNAQDFALWKKAEPQHIMRWPSPWSDGFPGWHLECTAMSTKYLGEHFDIHGGGMDLKFPHHECEIAQNEACTGHTPVNYWMHANMLTMNGKKMAKSTGNNILPREILTGNNPNISKAFSPSVARFFILQAHYRSNLDFTNDAILAAEKGFYRLMEAVDGLKDIKPSTASTLDIATWKQSCYDAMNDDFNSPILIAQLFEGVRFINLLKDNSATTTADDLKILTTTIHSFVFDVLGLKDEKAVGNNNDKLEGVIHMLINMRMEARANKDFAMSDQIRDQLIALGIQLKDGKEGTTFSVQ from the coding sequence ATGCCACTATACAAGTCACAAACCTTAAAAATATATAATTCTCTTTCGGGAGAAAAAGAAATTTTCACACCAATTCACGAAGGAAATGTGGGAATGTATGTTTGCGGGCCAACGGTTTATAGCAACGTACACCTAGGAAATGTGCGTACTTTTATGTCTTTCGACGTAATTTTTAGGTATTTTTTACATTTGGGTTACAAAACCCGTTATGTTCGAAATATTACCGACGTTGGGCATATTGTTGACGATGTAGATGATGGCGAAGATAAAATTGCAAAAAAAGCAAGATTAGAACAACTAGAACCCATGGAAGTGGTGCAACAATACACCGTTGATTTTCATGAGATTTTAAATTTATTCAACTTTTTACCACCAAGTATTGAACCAACAGCAACTGGTCATATTATTGAGCAAATCGAAATTGTCAAAAAAATTATTGACAAAGGATTGGCTTATGAAGTGAATGGTTCTGTTTATTTTGATGTTGTAAAATATAACGAAACTCATAATTACGGAATTTTAAGTGGTCGAAATATCGAAGATATGTTGGCCAATACTAGAGATTTAGACGGTCAAAGTGATAAAAAAAACGCACAGGATTTTGCCCTTTGGAAAAAAGCCGAGCCACAACATATCATGCGTTGGCCTTCGCCTTGGAGTGATGGTTTTCCGGGCTGGCATTTAGAATGTACTGCTATGAGTACTAAATATTTGGGCGAACATTTTGATATTCACGGTGGAGGAATGGATTTAAAATTCCCACATCACGAATGCGAAATCGCACAAAATGAAGCTTGTACAGGTCATACTCCAGTAAACTATTGGATGCATGCCAATATGTTGACTATGAACGGTAAGAAAATGGCAAAATCTACTGGAAATAACATCTTGCCAAGAGAGATTTTGACTGGTAATAATCCAAATATATCCAAAGCATTTTCACCAAGTGTAGCTCGATTTTTTATCCTACAAGCGCATTACAGAAGCAATCTTGATTTTACCAATGATGCTATTCTGGCTGCCGAAAAAGGTTTTTATAGATTGATGGAAGCTGTAGATGGATTGAAGGACATCAAGCCAAGTACTGCTTCTACTCTAGATATTGCAACTTGGAAGCAAAGCTGTTACGATGCGATGAATGACGATTTCAACAGTCCCATTTTAATTGCACAACTATTTGAAGGAGTACGTTTTATCAATTTATTAAAAGATAATTCGGCTACCACTACTGCCGATGATTTGAAAATACTTACCACTACTATACATTCTTTTGTTTTTGATGTTTTAGGTTTAAAAGACGAAAAAGCAGTTGGAAACAATAATGATAAACTAGAAGGTGTAATTCACATGCTTATCAATATGAGAATGGAAGCCAGAGCCAACAAAGACTTTGCTATGTCAGACCAAATCAGAGATCAGTTGATTGCTTTGGGAATTCAATTGAAAGACGGTAAGGAAGGAACTACTTTTAGTGTTCAGTAA
- the yidD gene encoding membrane protein insertion efficiency factor YidD, with protein MLNKILIYPFVVLVRFYQAAISPFLPSACRFEPTCSTYMIQALQLHGLFYGGYLGIKRILSCHPWGKRGYDPVPKKNCSHKD; from the coding sequence ATGCTAAACAAAATCCTCATCTATCCTTTTGTAGTTCTGGTTCGATTTTATCAAGCTGCTATATCGCCATTTTTACCATCTGCTTGCCGATTCGAACCTACTTGTTCCACTTATATGATTCAAGCTTTGCAACTTCACGGATTATTTTATGGTGGTTATTTGGGAATAAAACGAATATTGAGTTGTCATCCTTGGGGAAAAAGAGGTTACGATCCTGTTCCAAAAAAAAATTGTTCTCATAAAGATTAA
- the lgt gene encoding prolipoprotein diacylglyceryl transferase, which translates to MAHALTIVWNPSEGIDLGFFIIRYYSLMFVIAFGLGWYIMKNIFERENEPVEKLDTLFIWTVLSTLLGARLGHVFFYDWEYYRNHLAEILLPFRFEPQFEFTGFQGLASHGAAISIIVAMYFYSKNVLKRSQMWILDRIVIPVASGAIFVRLGNFFNSEIIGKETNSAFGMKFIRDFYSPKEAMNETQIANPNDAYNAIATNPQFANLLQQVPVKHPTQLYEAFAYVFVFAILFFLYWKTEAREKTGFLFGLFLVLLFSVRIVVESVKESQGGFESALGLLSTGQWLSIPFILIGLYFVFIAEKRIKI; encoded by the coding sequence ATGGCACACGCTTTAACTATAGTTTGGAATCCATCAGAAGGAATTGATCTCGGATTTTTCATCATTCGATATTACAGTTTGATGTTTGTAATCGCATTTGGATTGGGTTGGTACATCATGAAAAACATATTCGAACGTGAAAACGAACCCGTAGAAAAATTAGACACTTTGTTTATTTGGACCGTTTTATCTACTTTACTTGGCGCTCGTTTGGGTCATGTATTTTTTTATGATTGGGAATATTACCGCAATCATTTGGCTGAAATTCTGTTACCTTTCCGTTTCGAACCACAGTTTGAATTCACGGGTTTTCAAGGACTAGCTAGCCACGGAGCTGCTATTTCTATTATTGTGGCGATGTATTTCTATAGTAAAAATGTATTGAAAAGATCACAAATGTGGATTCTGGATCGAATCGTTATTCCAGTTGCAAGTGGTGCTATTTTTGTACGATTGGGAAATTTTTTCAACTCTGAAATCATTGGAAAAGAAACCAATTCAGCTTTCGGAATGAAATTCATAAGAGATTTTTACTCTCCAAAAGAGGCTATGAACGAAACACAAATTGCTAATCCAAACGATGCCTATAATGCCATAGCTACGAATCCTCAATTTGCTAACTTATTGCAACAAGTTCCCGTAAAACATCCTACACAATTGTACGAAGCCTTTGCTTATGTTTTCGTTTTTGCCATTTTGTTTTTCTTGTATTGGAAAACCGAAGCCAGAGAAAAAACAGGTTTCTTATTTGGTTTATTCCTAGTACTTTTATTCTCGGTTCGTATTGTAGTTGAATCGGTTAAAGAAAGTCAAGGCGGTTTCGAAAGCGCATTAGGATTGCTTTCCACAGGACAATGGTTAAGTATTCCGTTTATATTAATTGGTTTATATTTTGTTTTTATTGCGGAAAAAAGGATTAAGATATAA
- a CDS encoding nucleotidyltransferase domain-containing protein codes for MIDTGLDNSDIQKIQSVFKLYQEVEKAILYGSRAKGNFKPASDIDLTLVGSGLNLTIQQKIENDLDDLLLPYKIDLSIQHTISNKELLEHIERIGVVLFQKEIGNH; via the coding sequence ATGATAGATACTGGATTAGATAATTCGGATATACAGAAAATTCAATCCGTATTCAAACTTTATCAAGAAGTAGAAAAAGCAATTCTTTATGGTTCTCGTGCAAAAGGTAATTTTAAACCTGCTTCCGATATCGATTTGACTTTGGTAGGATCCGGTTTAAATCTTACAATTCAACAAAAAATTGAAAATGATTTAGATGATTTATTATTACCTTATAAAATAGACTTATCCATTCAGCATACAATTTCTAATAAAGAATTATTGGAACATATTGAAAGAATTGGAGTAGTTCTTTTTCAGAAGGAAATAGGAAACCATTAA
- a CDS encoding nucleotidyltransferase substrate binding protein: protein MEQDIRWEQRFSNFIKAVDKLKQSVKYIQNNFSSEASLEDEILDELIKEGLIQRFEYTHELAWNVMKDYAEYQGNSTIGGSRDASREAFQLKLITDGKIWMDMISSRNKTSHTYNEATANEIYDKILKEYYPAFIEFKKVMEEKKSGSQQNLFDQ, encoded by the coding sequence ATGGAACAAGATATAAGATGGGAACAACGCTTTTCGAATTTTATAAAAGCAGTTGATAAATTAAAGCAATCCGTAAAATACATTCAAAATAATTTTAGTTCTGAAGCATCTTTAGAGGATGAAATTTTGGATGAATTAATAAAAGAAGGGCTTATTCAAAGATTTGAATATACTCATGAATTGGCGTGGAATGTAATGAAAGATTATGCTGAATATCAGGGTAACTCAACTATTGGCGGATCAAGAGATGCTTCGCGAGAGGCTTTCCAGTTAAAGTTAATTACTGATGGTAAAATATGGATGGATATGATTAGTAGTAGAAATAAAACATCACATACCTATAATGAAGCAACGGCTAATGAGATTTATGATAAAATCCTAAAGGAGTATTATCCCGCTTTTATTGAATTTAAAAAAGTAATGGAAGAAAAGAAATCAGGAAGTCAACAAAATCTTTTTGACCAATGA
- the glgA gene encoding glycogen synthase, translating into MKIALFTNEFPPNIYGGAGVHIDFLSQELAKLAQVEVRCFGDQSVNTESMHVEGINSSLTKMVDDSNPHIKMFHNMSRNVEMSQATPQADVIHCHTWYTHLAGIMTRELLQSPLILTTHSLETHRPWKVEQLGNGYFLSRWIENSAYNTADGIIAVSQQMKDDVVEAYGVNPEKVTVIHNGIDPEFYQPTFDDNLLSAYGIDPKIPFVLFVGRITRQKGISQLIAAAKHFNKNCQIVLCAGAPDTKEIAEETEALIADLCKEREGVILISEMLPREKIKVLYSHARVFACPSLYEPFGIINLEAMACETPVVGSHVGGIPEIITEGETGYLVPLESVSRTDFNPANPEAFQKAFAAKVNILLEDEALATQMGKAGRERVLKIFSWESIAKTTFDYYQKVIDGFVKEKA; encoded by the coding sequence ATGAAAATAGCACTTTTTACCAATGAATTTCCGCCTAATATTTATGGTGGAGCAGGCGTACATATTGATTTTTTAAGCCAAGAATTAGCCAAGCTGGCACAAGTTGAAGTCCGTTGTTTTGGCGACCAATCCGTTAATACCGAAAGTATGCACGTGGAAGGAATTAATTCTTCACTGACTAAAATGGTGGACGATAGCAATCCGCATATTAAGATGTTTCACAATATGAGTCGAAATGTCGAAATGTCGCAAGCTACGCCACAAGCCGATGTGATTCATTGTCATACTTGGTACACGCATTTGGCTGGAATTATGACTCGTGAATTGTTGCAATCCCCTTTGATTTTGACCACACATAGTTTAGAAACGCATCGTCCGTGGAAGGTTGAACAATTAGGAAATGGTTATTTTCTTTCGCGTTGGATCGAAAATAGTGCTTACAACACTGCCGATGGAATTATTGCGGTGAGTCAACAAATGAAAGATGATGTTGTCGAAGCCTATGGCGTAAATCCTGAAAAAGTGACCGTAATTCATAACGGAATTGACCCTGAATTTTACCAACCTACTTTTGACGATAACTTACTTTCAGCATACGGTATTGACCCGAAAATTCCTTTTGTGCTTTTCGTTGGAAGAATAACTCGACAAAAAGGAATTTCTCAATTGATTGCGGCAGCCAAACATTTCAATAAAAATTGTCAAATCGTACTTTGCGCCGGAGCTCCTGATACCAAAGAAATCGCCGAAGAAACCGAAGCCCTAATTGCTGATTTATGCAAAGAAAGAGAAGGTGTAATTCTAATCTCGGAAATGCTGCCTCGTGAAAAAATAAAAGTCTTGTACAGTCACGCTCGTGTCTTTGCTTGTCCGTCTTTGTACGAACCTTTTGGAATCATCAACCTCGAAGCTATGGCTTGTGAAACGCCAGTAGTAGGAAGTCATGTTGGCGGAATTCCAGAAATTATTACCGAAGGCGAAACGGGTTATTTAGTGCCACTTGAAAGTGTTTCTAGGACTGATTTTAATCCAGCCAATCCTGAAGCATTCCAAAAAGCATTTGCTGCTAAAGTCAATATTTTGTTGGAAGATGAAGCATTAGCTACCCAGATGGGAAAAGCAGGAAGAGAACGTGTTTTGAAAATTTTCAGTTGGGAATCTATCGCCAAAACGACTTTTGATTATTACCAAAAAGTGATTGATGGGTTTGTGAAGGAGAAGGCTTGA
- a CDS encoding bifunctional methionine sulfoxide reductase B/A protein, with amino-acid sequence MLLSLFALNACGQTTKTESSSKSTVMANTISKPENPYYSNTDTTKLNVSDAEWKKVLSPDLYAVSRNADTERAFTGKLWNADAKGTYYCAACGNKLFRSDQKFASSCGWPSFFEQENKNSVVYKEDNSYGMKRIEALCGRCDGHLGHLFDDGPAPTGKRYCMNSIALDFAPDNVVTASPDNNNLETITLGGGCYWCVEAVYEKLDGVKSVVSGFTGGINANPTYKEVCTGETGHAEVVQVTYDKTKTNLDEIFKVFFTVHDPTTLNRQGADVGTQYRSSIFYKNEEQKKAAKSIIDQLNTEKVFSSPIVTTLEPLKEFYKAEDYHQNYYENNKSEPYCRMVIQPKIEKFEKIFKARLKK; translated from the coding sequence ATGCTATTGTCTTTATTTGCATTAAATGCGTGCGGACAAACCACTAAAACAGAATCATCTTCAAAATCAACAGTTATGGCAAACACAATTAGCAAACCTGAAAACCCTTATTATTCTAATACCGACACCACAAAACTTAATGTATCTGATGCCGAATGGAAAAAAGTACTTTCTCCAGATTTGTATGCCGTTTCCAGAAATGCCGATACCGAAAGAGCTTTTACAGGTAAACTTTGGAATGCAGATGCCAAAGGAACGTATTATTGTGCAGCTTGCGGCAATAAATTATTCCGTTCCGATCAAAAATTTGCTAGCAGTTGCGGATGGCCCAGTTTTTTTGAACAAGAAAACAAAAATAGCGTAGTTTACAAAGAAGACAATTCGTATGGAATGAAACGAATTGAAGCTCTTTGTGGAAGATGTGACGGACATTTAGGACATCTTTTTGACGATGGACCAGCACCAACAGGAAAGAGATATTGCATGAATTCCATTGCCTTGGATTTCGCTCCAGATAATGTTGTAACAGCATCACCAGATAATAATAATTTAGAAACCATAACTTTAGGTGGTGGTTGCTATTGGTGTGTGGAAGCAGTTTACGAAAAATTAGACGGAGTAAAATCAGTTGTTTCTGGATTTACTGGAGGAATAAATGCCAATCCAACTTACAAGGAAGTTTGTACTGGCGAAACCGGTCATGCCGAAGTTGTTCAGGTTACTTATGACAAAACAAAAACCAATTTAGACGAAATTTTTAAAGTGTTTTTCACGGTTCACGATCCAACAACATTGAATCGTCAAGGTGCTGATGTGGGAACACAATACCGTTCGTCTATTTTTTATAAAAATGAAGAACAAAAGAAAGCAGCAAAATCAATTATCGATCAATTGAATACCGAAAAAGTATTTTCTAGTCCAATTGTAACCACTTTGGAACCGTTGAAAGAATTTTACAAAGCCGAAGACTATCACCAGAATTATTATGAAAATAATAAAAGTGAACCTTATTGTAGAATGGTCATTCAGCCTAAAATTGAGAAATTTGAAAAGATTTTCAAAGCTCGATTGAAAAAATAA
- the idi gene encoding isopentenyl-diphosphate Delta-isomerase, with protein MEEENVILVNPNDEQIGLMPKMEAHEKAVLHRAFSVFVLNDKNEVMLQQRAHHKYHSPLLWTNTCCSHQRDGETNLQAGNRRLYEEMGFGTELKELFHFIYKAPFDNGLTEHELDHVMIGYYNEEPKINSEEVENWKWMSIEDVQKDMQIHPEVYTVWFKIIFDQFYHYLEEHKI; from the coding sequence ATGGAAGAAGAGAATGTAATATTGGTAAACCCAAATGACGAGCAAATTGGCTTAATGCCCAAAATGGAGGCTCACGAAAAAGCAGTTTTGCATCGTGCCTTTTCGGTTTTTGTATTGAATGACAAAAACGAAGTTATGCTCCAACAACGAGCACATCACAAATACCATTCTCCGCTATTATGGACCAACACTTGTTGCAGTCATCAGCGTGATGGCGAAACCAATCTTCAAGCGGGAAACCGCAGATTATATGAAGAAATGGGTTTTGGAACCGAGTTGAAAGAATTATTCCATTTCATTTATAAAGCACCATTTGATAACGGCTTGACCGAACACGAACTCGATCACGTAATGATTGGGTATTACAATGAAGAACCAAAAATAAATTCCGAAGAAGTAGAAAATTGGAAATGGATGAGTATTGAAGATGTTCAAAAAGACATGCAAATACATCCCGAGGTTTATACGGTTTGGTTCAAAATTATTTTCGATCAATTTTATCATTATCTAGAAGAACACAAGATTTAA
- a CDS encoding 6-pyruvoyl trahydropterin synthase family protein: MRVTISRKAHFNAAHRLYRKDWTFEQNDAVFGKCNNPNFHGHNYELIVSVTGAINPETGYVMDVKDLSDLILEEVEKPFDHKNLNLDVPEFENLNPTAENIVVVIWNKIRKRIQSQLDLEVVLYETPRNFVTYKGE; this comes from the coding sequence ATGAGAGTTACCATTTCTAGAAAAGCACATTTCAACGCAGCGCATCGATTGTATCGAAAAGATTGGACTTTCGAACAAAATGATGCCGTTTTTGGTAAATGCAATAATCCTAATTTTCACGGGCACAATTACGAATTAATTGTAAGTGTTACAGGAGCCATCAATCCAGAAACGGGTTATGTAATGGATGTGAAAGATTTGAGTGATTTAATATTAGAAGAAGTCGAAAAACCTTTCGATCATAAAAACCTGAATTTAGACGTTCCCGAATTTGAAAATCTGAATCCCACTGCCGAAAATATAGTAGTTGTTATTTGGAACAAAATCAGAAAAAGAATTCAATCTCAATTGGATTTAGAAGTCGTTCTTTATGAAACTCCAAGAAATTTTGTAACTTATAAAGGCGAATAA
- a CDS encoding peroxiredoxin: protein MALQIGDRIPEFSAKNQNGNSFESASIIGKKPVVIYFYPKDNTPGCTTQACGFRDQYEDFKDLGAEVIGISSDSIASHEKFAQQYKLPFILLADSDKKIRNLFGVKSNLFGLIPGRVTYVADQNGIVRLIFDSMMATNHIPKALEAVQKMIS from the coding sequence ATGGCACTTCAAATAGGCGATAGAATTCCTGAATTTTCAGCAAAAAACCAAAATGGAAATTCTTTTGAAAGTGCTTCAATTATTGGCAAAAAACCAGTTGTGATTTATTTTTACCCCAAAGACAACACTCCGGGTTGCACGACTCAAGCCTGCGGTTTTCGAGACCAATACGAAGATTTCAAGGATTTAGGAGCCGAAGTTATCGGAATTAGTAGCGATAGTATTGCTTCTCACGAAAAATTTGCACAACAATACAAACTCCCTTTTATTCTACTTGCTGATTCAGACAAAAAAATCAGAAATCTCTTTGGAGTAAAATCCAATTTATTTGGATTAATTCCAGGACGAGTCACTTATGTGGCAGACCAAAACGGAATTGTTCGCTTGATTTTTGACAGCATGATGGCAACAAATCATATACCAAAGGCATTGGAAGCTGTTCAGAAAATGATTTCATAA
- a CDS encoding type I phosphomannose isomerase catalytic subunit — protein sequence MLMNLYPLQFEPILKERIWGGQKLNTLLNKPITSTITGESWEISTVTGDVSVVTNGSLAGQSLNDLIDSNPEGVLGTEVYQQFGKQFPLLFKYLDAREDLSIQVHPNDELAQKRHNSFGKTEMWYVLQADTDARIIVGFKEKSNAEEYVENLKNKTLLSILDDVKVAEGDVFFLETGTVHAIGAGLVIAEIQQTSDITYRLYDFERTDAAGNQRELHVDLALDAINYNKVDTYKKYSKNDNQSNTVVDCPYFTTNFIPLDGKIEVSKTGNTFTVYMCVGGDLEIEYEGTKYQYKKGDTLLIPAALKNFTLSGKASLLEIYIS from the coding sequence ATACTCATGAATTTATATCCATTACAATTTGAACCCATTTTAAAAGAAAGAATTTGGGGCGGTCAAAAATTAAACACTTTATTAAACAAGCCAATTACATCTACTATTACAGGAGAAAGCTGGGAAATATCCACGGTTACAGGTGATGTAAGCGTTGTGACTAACGGAAGTTTGGCAGGTCAATCATTAAATGATTTAATTGATTCTAATCCCGAAGGCGTTTTAGGAACAGAAGTCTATCAGCAATTTGGCAAACAATTTCCTTTGCTTTTCAAATATTTGGATGCAAGAGAAGATTTGTCAATACAAGTTCATCCTAACGATGAATTAGCCCAAAAACGTCACAATTCTTTTGGAAAAACCGAAATGTGGTATGTGCTACAAGCTGATACCGATGCGAGAATCATCGTTGGATTCAAAGAAAAATCCAATGCCGAGGAATATGTAGAAAATCTAAAAAACAAAACCCTACTTTCTATTTTGGACGATGTAAAAGTAGCAGAAGGCGATGTTTTCTTTTTAGAAACAGGAACGGTTCATGCCATTGGAGCTGGACTAGTCATAGCCGAAATTCAACAAACATCGGACATCACCTATCGTTTGTATGATTTTGAAAGAACAGATGCGGCTGGAAATCAAAGAGAACTACACGTAGATTTGGCTTTGGACGCTATCAATTATAATAAAGTTGATACTTATAAAAAATACAGCAAAAACGACAATCAATCTAATACTGTTGTGGATTGTCCTTATTTCACGACTAATTTTATTCCATTGGACGGAAAAATTGAAGTAAGTAAAACAGGAAATACCTTTACGGTTTATATGTGTGTAGGTGGTGATTTGGAAATAGAATATGAAGGAACAAAATACCAATATAAAAAAGGAGACACACTATTAATTCCAGCTGCCTTGAAGAATTTCACCTTAAGCGGAAAAGCTTCACTATTAGAAATCTACATTTCATAG